The following is a genomic window from Candidatus Omnitrophota bacterium.
ATAATAGGTATTGCCCTGCTTGTCCCTGGCGCTCCAAGATGTCCCGTCAAAGGCGAACTTCATAAAATCGCCCTCTATTCTCGAACGGTATTCGTTGGCGCCCACGGATACTAATTCCGAAGCTGACCCGCCCAAAGAACAGATAAACGTATCTGTAGAGTCATACTTGGGGACGCCTTTCTTAGTAGAGCGCTCAATGCAGCCCATATCCATTCTCCAGCCCACGCCCAGCAGATCATTGCCTGATGAAGCGGAATAGCTTAATGCCAAATTGGGCTGGATACCCTTCCTTCCGGCAGGGGCATATATAGGAAAAGAAATAACCGGTGAGCCGCTGTAGGGGTCAAGGTGGAAACTCTTGATCAGATTCTCCGGCATAGGCGCTGCGCCGGGAGCGTCTATGGAAAGAGGCCGCGCCTGTGAACCGGAAGACGAAATGTTTTCGCCGCTGCCGTAGCCCATAAGTTCCTCTGTGGTCACGGGAGACGGCGCAGCGGAAGCAGGCGCCTCATTCGCGTACGCGGCATCGCGCAAGCAAAACACAAACAGATGCGCTACTATCAGTACCAGTGAAATGGGCTTAAAGATCAACGGTTTCTTCATATCTTATTCGGGATCAGGTGGATTCCGTACAATATAGATATCCGACTCCTTTGATGCCTCTCCTGAGGAGCTGCGCGCGGTAACGCCCAGCGTATGCCGGCCGATATCCGCCGCAGAAGTACGCCATTCAAAATCATTGTCGCCTGAGAAATCCTGGACAACTTCATCGTCTATGGAGAAACGGAAGCTGAATACGCCGAAGACAGAACCGGTTGCCGAGGAGGAAAGCGTTACGGCCTGCCCTTCCGTGAACTTAGCTGCGTCTTGCGGAATAAAGCTTATTGCGCCCGTATCGGGAACTGAGCCGCGCAAAGAGATCCGGTAGCTGCCCGTATCATTATAACCATCATCGTAAACATACAGAAAATACCTGCCTTCAGCCGCTGTCAAAGATGAACCCTCTGTATAGCTGACAGCGCCGCCGCGCTCGTTATACAGGATAAACGCCGGGTTAAAGCCGCCGCCCTGAGAAATGCTTGATACCTCAAATGAAATGACCTGCCCGGGGTTAAGGCCGCTGATAACGTAAGAATCCATCTCGCCTGCCAGAGATATGGCTGCCTCGGTATCCCCTGCCGACACCTCACTTGTATTCCCGGGGCTGTTGAGCCGCTGAAGGGTAAACCCCGCTCCGGCAGGTATACCTAATATATATTGGCCGTCTGAGCCGGCTGTGAATGTTCCGACAGAAGGGCTGATGCTGTTTGCCAGAGGGCCGTAAATTTCCGCGGAAGATGCCGACGCTATGAGGAATCTATCGCCCGAAGAGGCGTTAAAGCTGTAATAGGAAGCGGCGCCGGACGCGACCGCCCTGCCTAAGTCGATCTGCGGGGTGAGCGATATTTCCGCCGTGCCCTTCAAGGAGTAATCCTGCCTGTCAATACTGTCGGTAACGGAAAGATATACGTTTCTCCTGCCTGCGTATTGCTGCTTGAATATCAATCTCCAGCTTATGATCAGCCTCTTGCCGTCGCCCTCTACGCGCGCGCCTGTCCCGGCACAGAGCACTTTCACATAATCGTTCTCCAGTATATTATCCGAGCCGGCAGCGTAGCTTCCAAGCCACCTTGCCTGCCCTCCTATCCCGGAGATCTTAAGGATATTGCTCTGGCGCTCGTAAGCCAGATAGAAGGCATTATCACCGTCTCCTATCTTAACATCTGTAATTATAATGTCCTCGGCTGTGTTTACGTCAAAAAAGGCGCTGCTCATAGTAACCGGGGTATCTGTAAACGGCCTTTCAGGTGAAAAACTTACCCCTTCAGCCAAAGACGGCGCATCGGTGTCGTCGGCCGGCTCTATGTTGATGCTGCCGGCTTCTGCCCAGCCGGAAAACGCTCCGGAATAAGTAGTAGTCGCCGCAAACAACTTCTTTACGCCGGTAAAACCGGGCTTGAAGACAACGCGCCAGCTCACAAGCAGGTTCCCATTGTTTAAGCTGTATATAGCGCCGCCGTCTGCCAGAACAGCGCTAAACCTCGCGCGGGAATTCTCCACAGATACGTTGCTGCCCAGAAAGCTGCTTCCGGCATCACTGCGCAGATACAGCTTATTCTCTAACCTGTCATAGTAGGCATTTACCGCGTTGGCATCCGAGGGATCGGAACCTATAAGAAAATGCGCTCTTCTTATCTGGGCCGCGCCGGTTGCCGTAGACCTGAACACATATTCCCTCCCTACGCTGATATCGCCGGAAGGGATATACAGGGACACCACAGGAGGAGGATCGGGTATGGTTATTTCGCCTTGCGGCGGCTTATACCAGCCCACAAATCTTCCCGGATCCCTGTCTGTTACTGCCATATAAATGGATTTCGCGCCTGCGAAGGCGCTTTTAAAGCTAAGCGACCACCGTACTATCAGGGTATTGGGGGTATTCTTGTCTATAGCCGTAGCCCGGCAATCCAGGGTTACATAGCTGTTGGAAATGGTATTGTTTGAGCCGGGGGCATAGCCGGCAAGCCACTGGCCGTTATCTCCCACAAGAGAAAGACGGTTGTTTGTATTCCTGTAAACAAGCCGTATTGAGGCAGAACCATCTTTGATGAGGAATTCAGCGAAGCGAATATCGTTTACCCCATCCTCATCCTGATACGTAGCAGTAAAGGTATAGGCCCTGTCGATCTCAAATGTGCCCGAGGATGGAGTTACAGAGACGTTCACGGGCGAAGCGGCAAAGGCAGGACAGAGAAAAAATAAAGACAGGAATACACAGATCATTCCTGTCTTATAATTACAAATCATGGGCCTTTTTGTCTTGTTAACCAATGTAGAGCTCCGCTTTCCCCGGGTTGACCCTAACCCTTATTTTAGTATAAGTATACCATACAAAAAGCAATTGTCAAGCACCTTATGCGAAAGGTTTTTTACCCTTCCTCTATCCTGCCAAGGGCCTGGCCGACCTCCACGTCCGAGCCTTCCTGTGATAGTATTTCGGCAAGAGTGCCGCTGGCTGGGCTGGGCAGGTTAAAGGTGGCTTTATCGGTGGTAAGCTCAACCAGGTCATCGCCCTGATTGACCTTTTCGCCCTCCTGGAAATACCAATACGATATGGTTGCCTTAGTTATGCCTTCTCCCAATTCCGGTAAGATTATCTGCGTCATTGAAACCTCCGTCAGT
Proteins encoded in this region:
- a CDS encoding lipoyl domain-containing protein; protein product: MTQIILPELGEGITKATISYWYFQEGEKVNQGDDLVELTTDKATFNLPSPASGTLAEILSQEGSDVEVGQALGRIEEG